Proteins co-encoded in one Elusimicrobiales bacterium genomic window:
- a CDS encoding class II aldolase/adducin family protein, whose translation MSSEAALRRDIAEAGRRLYAAGLVAGADGNISARLDERRILITPSGSAKGFLRPRDMVVTDMEGRPERGGKASSEIKMHLLVYSVRPDARAVVHAHPPAATGYAAAGLAPDKPLTAESVLMLGPVALAPYGAPGTREVVDAMRPYVKSRDVLLMANHGAAAWGATVEQALFRMETLEHIARIDLATRILGRSRPIGGKNLEKLISLREGNK comes from the coding sequence ATGAGTTCCGAGGCTGCCCTGCGCCGCGATATCGCCGAGGCCGGGCGGCGGCTTTACGCCGCCGGCCTGGTGGCAGGCGCTGACGGCAATATAAGCGCGCGGCTGGATGAGCGGCGCATTCTTATAACCCCGTCCGGCTCGGCCAAGGGGTTTTTGCGCCCCCGCGACATGGTGGTAACGGATATGGAAGGCAGGCCGGAGCGCGGCGGCAAAGCCTCCAGCGAGATAAAAATGCACCTGCTGGTTTATTCCGTCCGGCCCGACGCGCGCGCCGTGGTGCATGCCCATCCTCCGGCGGCCACCGGATACGCCGCGGCGGGCCTTGCGCCGGACAAGCCGCTTACCGCCGAATCCGTGCTTATGCTCGGGCCGGTGGCTCTTGCGCCCTACGGCGCCCCCGGCACGCGCGAAGTGGTTGACGCGATGCGGCCTTATGTGAAAAGCCGCGATGTGCTGCTGATGGCAAATCACGGCGCGGCGGCCTGGGGCGCGACGGTGGAGCAGGCGCTGTTCCGCATGGAGACTTTGGAGCATATAGCCCGCATAGACCTTGCAACCCGGATACTGGGGCGCAGCCGCCCGATAGGCGGGAAAAATCTTGAGAAATTAATCTCGCTGCGGGAGGGGAACAAATGA